In the genome of Gammaproteobacteria bacterium CG11_big_fil_rev_8_21_14_0_20_46_22, one region contains:
- a CDS encoding DNA-binding protein, which translates to MNEKNQSRALNEKAAAQYIGMSVSYLRKDRMDGLVGQRTPGPRYAKLGKRVIYLRDDLDAWLEQHLVQRRLDG; encoded by the coding sequence ATGAACGAAAAGAACCAATCACGCGCTTTAAACGAAAAAGCTGCGGCGCAATATATCGGCATGTCAGTATCCTATTTGCGCAAAGACCGTATGGATGGCCTGGTCGGTCAAAGAACACCTGGCCCGCGTTATGCGAAGTTGGGTAAGCGTGTTATTTATTTGCGCGATGATTTGGATGCTTGGCTTGAGCAGCATCTTGTGCAGCGTAGGCTTGATGGCTAG